DNA sequence from the Candidatus Izemoplasmatales bacterium genome:
TACATGCTCGGCATCCTCGGCCTCGATCCGGACCTCCGGATCCTTTCCGCCGAGGAACGCGCGCTCTTCACGGCCTGGGAGGACGCCCGGAGGGCGAAGGACTTTGCTTCGGCAGACGGCTACCGCGCCGAACTGGTCCGGCGCGACCTCGTCTGACGTGGTCCCCTACAACGGCGCGACGCTCGCCTACGTCGGCGACGCCGTCTACGAACTCCGGGTCCGCGAGCATCTGCTCGCCCGCGGCCTGACGAAGACCGACGACCTTCACCGCGCGGCGATCCGCTTCACCTCCGCGCAGGGCGAAGCCGCCGCCGCGGACCGGCTCCTTTCCGACATCCTCACGGAGGAGGAGACGGACGTCTACAAGCGCGGACGCAACGCGCCGGCTTCGCATACGCCGAAGAACGCCGACCCGGCCACCTACCATCGCGCCAGCGGTCTTGAGGCCCTGTTCGGATTCCTCTACCTCGAAGGCCGCCGCG
Encoded proteins:
- a CDS encoding ribonuclease III domain-containing protein — its product is MLRQTATAPNWSGATSSDVVPYNGATLAYVGDAVYELRVREHLLARGLTKTDDLHRAAIRFTSAQGEAAAADRLLSDILTEEETDVYKRGRNAPASHTPKNADPATYHRASGLEALFGFLYLEGRRERLDELLSAAIAAVEELL